The Carassius auratus strain Wakin chromosome 40, ASM336829v1, whole genome shotgun sequence genome has a segment encoding these proteins:
- the dhrs13a.3 gene encoding dehydrogenase/reductase SDR family member 13a.3 yields the protein MSVLLSVLVGVLAAYLLIYYCLFKGARFKSNVTLKGKTAIVTGSNTGIGKTTALDLAKRGARVILACRNKEKAEAAVFDIRKESGNPEVLYMHLDLASLKSVRAFAETFLKSEPRLDLLINNAGLIASGRTEDGFGMAFGVNHLGHFLLTLLLLDRLKQAEHSRVVNVSALLHRLGSVDFNLLNTHKDLVTGQSSWHAFRAYCHSKLCNVLFTRELANRLEGTSVTCYCLHPGVITTEIGRNMGVLHKLLFLPMSKLFFLDPEGGAQTTLYCALQEGLEPLSGRYFSSCALQNVSAQGRDDALARKLWEVSERLCGL from the exons ATGTCTGTGTTGTTGTCAGTGCTGGTCGGTGTGCTCGCTGCATACCTTCTGATTTATTACTGCCTGTTTAAAGGAGCTAGATTTAAGAGCAACGTGACCTTAAAAGGGAAAACAGCAATTGTTACAG GGAGTAATACAGGCATTGGCAAAACCACAGCCTTGGATCTGGCCAAGAGAGGGGCCCGAGTGATCCTCGCCTGCAGAAACAAAGAGAAAGCTGAAGCTGCTGTTTTTGACATAAGAAAG GAAAGTGGGAACCCAGAGGTACTGTACATGCATCTGGACCTGGCCAGTTTGAAGTCTGTGCGTGCTTTTGCAGAGACTTTTCTGAAGAGTGAACCGAGACTCGACTTGCTCATTAACAATGCAG GTCTTATCGCGTCAGGCAGAACTGAAGATGGCTTTGGCATGGCGTTCGGTGTCAACCACCTCGGCCACTTTTTGCTGACGCTGTTGCTGTTGGATCGTCTAAAGCAGGCAGAGCACAGCCGCGTCGTCAATGTGTCCGCCCTGCTGCATCGACTGGGGTCTGTGGATTTCAACCTCCTCAACACTCACAAGGATCTGGTCACAGGTCAGTCATCCTGGCACGCATTCAGAGCCTACTGCCACAGCAAACTGTGTAATGTGCTCTTTACCCGAGAGCTCGCAAACCGACTGGAGGGGACGAGTGTCACTTGCTATTGTCTGCATCCAG GTGTAATAACCACTGAGATCGGTCGGAATATGGGTGTGCTGCATAAGCTGCTTTTCCTGCCCATGTCCAAGCTGTTTTTTCTGGACCCAGAGGGAGGTGCGCAGACCACGCTCTACTGTGCTTTGCAGGAGGGGCTTGAGCCTCTGAGTGGACGGTATTTCTCTTCCTGTGCCTTGCAGAATGTTAGTGCTCAAGGACGGGATGATGCCTTGGCCAGGAAGCTTTGGGAAGTGAGCGAGAGGCTGTGTGGCCTGTGA